The following nucleotide sequence is from Nitrospira sp..
TGAATAACTCCAGTTGAAGATGATCAGGAGATAGGCGGCCCCGCCGAAAAAGAGCAACGTGAAGAGAAGTTTCGGTCTCCACAGCCAGGCTACCGGAAACAGAATGGTTTCCCACCACGTCATGGGGAGCGCTCCTTTCCCGACGGTTAGCGTACGTCTTGAAACAGCCAGGGGGCTTGTGTGCGGCGGCGTTGCTCGTATTCCGTGATCCGACCGGCATGTTGGAGCGTGAGGCCGATCGCGTCCAATCCTCGATACAGGCAATCTTTTCGAAACGGATCGATCTCGAAATGGTAGGTCGCGCCGTCCGGCGTCGTGACCTGCTGCGCCGCCAGGTCCACCGTCAGCTGATAGCCTTCACGGGCCGTCACGCCTTCGAACAGGGCTTGGATTTCTGACCCCTTCAGCACCACCGGGAGAATGCCGTTTTGAAAGCAGTTGTTGTAGAAGATGTCCGCGAAGCTGGGGGCGAGGACGCAACGGAACCCTTGATCGAGCAACGCCCAAGGTGCATGTTCACGCGACGATCCGCAGCCGAAGTTATCCCGCGCCAGTAGAATCGTGGCCTTCTGATAACGAGGCTGGTTCAGGAAGAAGGCGGGATCCTGCGAGCCATCCTTCAGCCGCCGCCAATCGTAGAACAGTCCTTCGCGCAGGCCCGTCCGCTTGATGGTCTTCAAAAACTGTTTCGGAATGATCTGATCGGTATCGACATTGAGCCGGTCCAAGGGAGCGACCAGTCCGGTGAGTGTTGTGAATGCGTCCATAGATGTCCTCGTGTGTCCTCTTCGGCTTCGTGCCTGACGGGCATCGACTCAATCGCGCCGCTGGCAGTTCCAGAATGCGTCCTGGCTTACGACCAGTGACGGATATCGACGAAATGTCCTTCGACGGCGGCGGCCACGGCCATTGCCGGCGATACCAGATGAGTTCGTCCGCCGGCTCCCTGACGCCCTTCGAAGTTCCGGTTGCTGGTTGATGCGCATCGTTCCCCGGGTTGCAGAACGTCGGCGTTCATCGCCAGGCACATGCTGCAGCCCGCTTCCCGCCATTCGAATCCCGATTCCTTGAAGATACGATCCAGGCCTTCTTGTTCCGCCTGCTGCTTCACGAGTCCCGATCCGGGGACCACCATGGCATGCACGGTGCTGGCGACTTTTTTCCCCTTGGCGAAGGAGGCGGCCAGGCGGAGGTCTTCAATCCTGGAATTGGTACAGGATCCGATGAATACCTTGTCGATCTTGATGTCGCGGATCGGCATGCCGGGCAGCAACGCCATGTACTCAAGGGCCCGTTCCGTCGCCTGGCGGAGTTTGTCGTCCCCCATAGTGCGAGGGTCGGGAACGTTCCCGTCCACGCCGGTGACCATCCCCGGGCTGGTACCCCAAGTAACTTGCGGAGCGATCGTTTCGGCTCGCAACTCTACGACGGCGTCATACTTCGCACCGGGATCGGTGGCGAGTTGCCGCCAGGCCGTCACGGCCTGATCCCAGAGGGCACCCTTCGGAGCCATCGGGCGGCCTTTAATATAGGCAAAAGTGGTTTCGTCCGGTGCCACCATGCCGGCGCGGGCTCCGCCCTCGATCGACATGTTGCAGAGGGTCATACGGCCTTCCATGCTGAGCGCGCGAATGGCCGACCCGGTGTACTCAATTACGTATCCCGTTCCGCCGGCCGTGCCGATTTTTCCGATAATGGCCAGAATGACATCCTTGGCGGAGCAGCGGGGCGACAGTTGCCCGTCGACGCGGACTTCCATGGTCTTAGGGCGTTTCTGAACCAGGCATTGCGTCGCCAGGACATGTTCGACCTCGCTGGTGCCGATGCCGAACGCCAGCGCGCCGAAGGCTCCATGGGTCGAGGTGTGAGAATCGCCGCACACGATCGTCATGCCCGGCAGTGTGAACCCTTGCTCAGGGCCGATGACGTGCACCACACCCTGCCGGATGTCGTTCATGCCGAACATCGTGATGCCGAACGTCTTGCAGTTATCGTCCAGTGTCTGAATCTGTTTGGCGCTGATCGGGTCGGCGATGGCCACGCGGCGGTCGGTCGTGGGGACGTTGTGGTCGGGGACGGCCAGCGCGGCGCCCGGTCTGCGCGGGGTCCGGCCGGCCACGGCCAACCCTTCGAAGGCCTGCGGTGAGGTCACTTCATGCACTAAGTGGCGGTCGATATAGAGCAACGTGGTCCCGTCCGGTTCCGCCCGAACCACGTGGTCGTTCCAGATTTTGTCGAATAATGTCTGTGCAGCCATGGCGATACTCCTTGTAGACCCGCCCCGTTGCCAGTGATTGAAGGCGCAGCAGCGGTGCGGGCCTATTATATATGCGAGCAGGCCTATGGCATCAAGGGCAAAGGGGGGTCGGAAGAAATTGCCTCTTTAGATTTTAAAACCGGGGACCGATACAGTCTGCATGGAACAGGAACCGGTCGACGCCGAACGCATCACGATTCCCCGCTGGACGATCAAACGCGATCCCCGGGCGCTGGGCTGCACGATCTGCGGATCGGCGATCGTGAAAATTACCGCCGAATGGCGGCAGGTTTCGTTCTGTACTTGCCGGTTGATCGAGTATCGTGTGCTGCCGCGCGCTCCCAAAGCGCTTCCCGCTCCGTCCCCGGCGGCAGACGTACGAAAAGAACCCTAATTTCGTTGAGTGTCTGACAATCTCCGAACCTCAGCCAGGCTTGTCTTCAGGCAAGCTCCGGGCATGGGTCTGGAGAGATCATTCTTGAAACGGAGGATCGTATGGCACGATGGCTCGGGGTATTCCTGTTCGCGGGTTGCCTGGGTGTGGCTGGTTGGTGTCCGGCCGAGGCGAAGGACCATGCTGTGGCAAAGTCGCTGACGCGAACCGGGCTAGCCGGTCACGGGCAGTTTTCCCGGGCCTGCGCGTCAGACGATGTGCTCGGAAATTGGCAACTGGTTGCCTTCGATTCCTCGTATCGGTTCCGAAACCCGCAGGCCCCGTATCTGTTTCCTCACCAAGCGTTTCAATACTCGCAGCGGGGTGGTGCCAAATCGGCCCACTCGCTCCAGCCGCTCTCCGGCGATCCGGACCAGCTGTTTGAGGCGGTGCCATTGGACATGACCTATCGAGTCGAACGAAAAGGCCGCGTCGTCCTCAAGTCAAAGGCGCATGATGAGACGGTGGAAACCTGGACCTGCAAGGTGATTACGGAAGATCCCGAGGGCATGGGAGATCAACCCATGCTGCAACGCGGCGATCTGGTGATGACCTTGATGGGAAGCCACGGGCAGGGGTTGTTTGTCCGTCATTTGAGAAAACGCGCCGCATAACCCGCTTGGCATGGAGCGGGGAGGCGTGCTACTACCGGCACGTTCGTCATGCGTCGGGGACAACGCATCGACCTATTCCGCCGAGGGGGCCATGGACGATCCGAATCAAGTGTGGAGTCAGCCGTCGGTCGTCGAATGGTCCCAGCTGCTATTGAACAGTTATCGCCACTGGGTCGGGCGGGACTTGATGCCACGGACCGGCGGGCCTGAGGAGCAGGCCCATGCATTGTTCATGGCGCCTTTTGTGGTGGTCTCGCACGGTGCGCAGGAAGATCCGATCCTGAATTACGGGTCGCATCTGGCGCTGACCTTGTGGGAGATGACGTGGGAGCAGCTCCTGCAGACGCCATCCCGCCTGACGGCTGAACCCGTAAATCGTGCCGAGCGAGAGTGGATGCTTGAACGGGCCCGCGTGCAGGGGTATGTGGATAATTACCGCGGGGTCAGAATTTCGAACAGCGGACGACGGTTTCTGATCGAACGCGCGATTGTGTGGAGCGTGGTCGACCGAGCCGGGCGTCGTCAGGGGCAGGCCGCGACCTTCTCACGCTGGACCTTCCTCTAACCGTCGGAATCGAGGGACGACGGTCTCGCCGATGGTCACCGATTCGAGAAACATCCCCAGCGGCCTGATCCACAGTCCGCCTGCCCCATAGAGCTGTCGATACACGACATACTCCTCCTCGGTTTCAGAGTGCCGAGCGACGCCCAACACCTCATAGTCCTTCCCTTTGTAGTGACGATAGCGACCAGGTTTCATCATGGTGTATCCTTGCGGGTTCGTGTCAGCGGGACAGTCTATCGGACCGGGAATGTCATCACAACTCTTTCACATACCTGAACGGCGGCATGATGTCGTGGTGATCGGCGGTGGGTCGGCCGGGTATGCCGCCGCGCGAACGGCTCGCGACGCCGGCGCCGATGTGGCCATCGTGGATCAGGGCCCGCTCGGGGGGCTGTGCATCCTGCGGGGTTGCATGCCGACCAAAACGATTCTACGGTCGGCTGAAATCATGGCGCTGATGAAGCGCGCGCGCGAGTTCGGGATTGCGCCGGTCACCGTTCAGGCCGATCTGTCGGCCATCGTCGATCGCAAGAACCGATTGGTTCAGGAGTTCGCCGACTACCGCATCGACGCGCTGCGAGACCCGCGGTTTACCTTGTATGAATCACGCGCCGAGTTCCTCTCGCCTCACGAACTTCGTGCCGGAGCTGTTCGAATTCGAGGTGGGGCATTCGTCATTGCCACCGGGTCGAGTGCGGCTGAGGTGGCCATTCCGGGGTTGGACGAGGCCGGCTACCTGACCAGCGATGAGATGCTTGATGTTCGCCGCCAACCGGCGTCGCTCCTGGTGTTGGGAGGTGGCCTGGTCGCCGTCGAGTTCGCGCAATTTTTTGCCCGAATCGGCACGAAGGTCACCATGTTACAGCGTGGCACGACCTTGTTGTCCGATATGGATGAAGACATCGGTCAGGCCCTGGCGGCGGCCTTTCGGGATGAAGGGATCGAGGTGATGACCGGCGTGTCGTTTCAACGTGTGACCTCAACCCCGTCCAAGAAGACCGTGCATTTTGTGCAGGGGGGGATCACGCACGCTTGCTCTGCCGAAGTCATTTTTCAAGCCCTCGGGCGTCGTCCCAACCTGAACGGGCTCAATCCGGAGGCGGCTGGTGTGCAAGTCATCGACGGTCGTCTGGTAGTCGGCGGCGATATGCGGACTTCTCAGCCGCACATCTTTGCTGTGGGTGACGTCAATGACCTCACTCCTATTGTGCACCTGGCCATACAACAAGGTGAAACGGCCGCGTTTAACGCGACGCATCCGAATGAGCCGGCACGTGTGATCGACCACCGGCTGGATGCCGAAGTTGTGTTCACCGAACCGCAGGTTGCGGTCGCGGGAATGAGTGAACGGCAGTGCCGCGAAAAGGCGATTCCGTATCTGACGGCGTCCTATCCGTTTGCCGACCATGGAAAGGCCATGTGTATGGGCGCCGCGCATGGCTTTGTGAAGCTGCTCTGTCGTCCGGACGACGGTGCCTTGCTGGGCGCTCAGATTGTGGGGCCGGAGGCGGGGGAATTGATCCATGAGTTGATCGCGGTGATGTATTTTCACGGCACCGCACAGGACCTGCTGCGCATTCCCCACTATCATCCGACGCTCGCGGAGATCGTGACGTATCCGGCGGAGTCCATTGTCGAGCAGATGGGGAGAGCATGACACGAACCGTTGCCGCCGGTGCGTCGGCCCTTCTGCTGCTGGTGACCCTGGCCTGCGGGCAACAGACGTGGGAGGCTGCGATGCAGGCAGGCGAATCGGCCTTGCAGCGAGGGCAGTATGAGCAGGCCGAAAAAATTTTCGCGGCCGCCGTGTCTAAGGCGGAAGAATTCGGTCTGCATGACCGGCGGGTCGCGGTGACCTTGGCCCATTTGGCCCAAGCCTACAGCGCGCAGGGGAAATTCGTCGAGGCTGAGCCGGTGTATCTGGAAGCGCTCAAGATTTACCAAGATGTGCACGGTGAGACCCATCTCGATGTGGCAGCCATGTTGAATAACCTTGGCGTGTTGCATCGCAAGCACGGACAATATGCCGATGCGCAGCGCCTCCTGATGCGGGCGCTCTCGATCAAGGAGAAGCTCCTGGGGCCGGACCATCCGGAGGTGGCGCTGGCCCTGAGTAATTTGGCCGCGATGTATCTGGCGCAAGGCGACGGGGAGCAAGCAGGGGCGTTATTTGCGCGGGCGTTGGCGGTGCGGGAGAAGCATTTGGGGCCTGACCATCCGGATGTGGCCAAAAATCTTGAGGACTATGCGAGTGCGTTGCGCAAGGTAGGTCGGGTTGCAGAGGCGGAGGGGCTCGAGCGGAGGGCAGGGGCGATTCGGTCAAAATCGAAATCGTGATGACGGAGAGGTGCAGAGTTGAACCGGTGGGATGCGCCGGTGTAGCGTACAGATTCGTAAGGGCTCGAGGACGAACGATGTCTGATTGGCGAACCAATGCATTGATTGCGCGCGGCATGGGCATTGTCTTCATTGCCGGGGGCTTCATGCTTGGTATTTACGGGTTGGAATTCCCCAACAGCATGTGGCTTCAAACTGCATTAGGGCTGCTTGTCACCGGGATGATGGCGCAGGGCTATGCGATGTATTGCTCCATCCGGCGGGTTCGGGAGCAGCGTGATTCGGAACGGTAGCCAGTTGAGACGCGAGACGGAGAAGACGATGGTGTGCCCTGGTCGATGGAGTACTCTCCTGCTCCTTTTCTGTGTCGTGGTGCTATCCGGTTGCGGCGGGCCTTGGCGTGACCGGTATTTGGATAAGGGAGTGAAGAAGCTCACGCAGGACGATATTGCAGATAAATTCGGTCCTCCAAGTACCGCGAAGACACCGGTGCTGGGTGGTGACACAGTCTGGACCTATCGCGTACCCATGGGGGATCGAGAAGTGCATCCCTGGGATCCTGGGAGTCTGACGGCCGGCAAGAAAACCAAAGCCCCACCATCGCCCTCGCCCTTCGGAAAAAGCCTGGCCGGTAATGACGAACCCTACCGGGAGCCGCTCTATTGTTATCGATATACGCTGTCGTTTGATGAGGCCAAGCTGCTGAAAGACTGGAAACGGGAAGAATGTGTTCCTCGCGCCAGTGAGGATGAGAACGCATCCCAATAAGGCGGACCCACGACGTTATGCGCGAACTGTTGCCGGTGATCGGATCGAGCGTTTTCTTCGACCTGCTCAAGTCCATCCTCCTCCTCCTCATTTTGCTCATCGCACGCACGGTTCTGGTCCGCTGGATCAAAGGCAATCAGACGCTGACCATCGATGCGAAGCGACGATGGATCGTCACGGCTCGGAACAGCATGGTGCTGGGGCTCTTCGTGGGGCTCGTCGTGATCTGGGCCCACGAGTTGGAAGCGTTTGCCGTGTCGTTGGTCGCGCTGGCGGCCACCGTGGTGCTGGCGACAAAGGAATTGATCCTCTGCTGGAGCGGTGCAGCGTTGCGTGTCGGCGGGGGCGTGTATGGTGTGGGTGATCGTATCCAATTGGGCACGTATCGGGGCGTTGTCCTGGAATACGATGTCTTCGCGACGAAGTTGCTGGAAATCGGGCCGGGTCAGACGTCGCATCTCTATACCGGTCGAACCGTGGTCTTCCCCAACAGTCTTCTGTTTGGAAATCCCTTGATCAGAGAGAGCCCGTCGCAGGAATACGGCCTCTATGTTTTGTCGGTTCCGCTTCAGAGCACGGACGATTGGCAAGCCGCT
It contains:
- a CDS encoding mechanosensitive ion channel family protein gives rise to the protein MRELLPVIGSSVFFDLLKSILLLLILLIARTVLVRWIKGNQTLTIDAKRRWIVTARNSMVLGLFVGLVVIWAHELEAFAVSLVALAATVVLATKELILCWSGAALRVGGGVYGVGDRIQLGTYRGVVLEYDVFATKLLEIGPGQTSHLYTGRTVVFPNSLLFGNPLIRESPSQEYGLYVLSVPLQSTDDWQAAEQALLNAAKVECASFMDQMGRQMKLLEQRNLLEAPSPEPRITIQLPEAGRIHLVLRFPAPDRGRSRVEQAILRRYLIAVRT
- a CDS encoding DUF1653 domain-containing protein → MKPGRYRHYKGKDYEVLGVARHSETEEEYVVYRQLYGAGGLWIRPLGMFLESVTIGETVVPRFRRLEEGPA
- the leuC gene encoding 3-isopropylmalate dehydratase large subunit; translation: MAAQTLFDKIWNDHVVRAEPDGTTLLYIDRHLVHEVTSPQAFEGLAVAGRTPRRPGAALAVPDHNVPTTDRRVAIADPISAKQIQTLDDNCKTFGITMFGMNDIRQGVVHVIGPEQGFTLPGMTIVCGDSHTSTHGAFGALAFGIGTSEVEHVLATQCLVQKRPKTMEVRVDGQLSPRCSAKDVILAIIGKIGTAGGTGYVIEYTGSAIRALSMEGRMTLCNMSIEGGARAGMVAPDETTFAYIKGRPMAPKGALWDQAVTAWRQLATDPGAKYDAVVELRAETIAPQVTWGTSPGMVTGVDGNVPDPRTMGDDKLRQATERALEYMALLPGMPIRDIKIDKVFIGSCTNSRIEDLRLAASFAKGKKVASTVHAMVVPGSGLVKQQAEQEGLDRIFKESGFEWREAGCSMCLAMNADVLQPGERCASTSNRNFEGRQGAGGRTHLVSPAMAVAAAVEGHFVDIRHWS
- a CDS encoding tetratricopeptide repeat protein → MTRTVAAGASALLLLVTLACGQQTWEAAMQAGESALQRGQYEQAEKIFAAAVSKAEEFGLHDRRVAVTLAHLAQAYSAQGKFVEAEPVYLEALKIYQDVHGETHLDVAAMLNNLGVLHRKHGQYADAQRLLMRALSIKEKLLGPDHPEVALALSNLAAMYLAQGDGEQAGALFARALAVREKHLGPDHPDVAKNLEDYASALRKVGRVAEAEGLERRAGAIRSKSKS
- the leuD gene encoding 3-isopropylmalate dehydratase small subunit gives rise to the protein MDAFTTLTGLVAPLDRLNVDTDQIIPKQFLKTIKRTGLREGLFYDWRRLKDGSQDPAFFLNQPRYQKATILLARDNFGCGSSREHAPWALLDQGFRCVLAPSFADIFYNNCFQNGILPVVLKGSEIQALFEGVTAREGYQLTVDLAAQQVTTPDGATYHFEIDPFRKDCLYRGLDAIGLTLQHAGRITEYEQRRRTQAPWLFQDVR
- a CDS encoding FAD-dependent oxidoreductase, which produces MSSQLFHIPERRHDVVVIGGGSAGYAAARTARDAGADVAIVDQGPLGGLCILRGCMPTKTILRSAEIMALMKRAREFGIAPVTVQADLSAIVDRKNRLVQEFADYRIDALRDPRFTLYESRAEFLSPHELRAGAVRIRGGAFVIATGSSAAEVAIPGLDEAGYLTSDEMLDVRRQPASLLVLGGGLVAVEFAQFFARIGTKVTMLQRGTTLLSDMDEDIGQALAAAFRDEGIEVMTGVSFQRVTSTPSKKTVHFVQGGITHACSAEVIFQALGRRPNLNGLNPEAAGVQVIDGRLVVGGDMRTSQPHIFAVGDVNDLTPIVHLAIQQGETAAFNATHPNEPARVIDHRLDAEVVFTEPQVAVAGMSERQCREKAIPYLTASYPFADHGKAMCMGAAHGFVKLLCRPDDGALLGAQIVGPEAGELIHELIAVMYFHGTAQDLLRIPHYHPTLAEIVTYPAESIVEQMGRA
- a CDS encoding MEKHLA domain-containing protein, which translates into the protein MERGGVLLPARSSCVGDNASTYSAEGAMDDPNQVWSQPSVVEWSQLLLNSYRHWVGRDLMPRTGGPEEQAHALFMAPFVVVSHGAQEDPILNYGSHLALTLWEMTWEQLLQTPSRLTAEPVNRAEREWMLERARVQGYVDNYRGVRISNSGRRFLIERAIVWSVVDRAGRRQGQAATFSRWTFL